The following coding sequences lie in one Rhodothermales bacterium genomic window:
- a CDS encoding HAD-IIA family hydrolase: MQRCAFKTLALDYKVIFFDAYGVLKNYRGMTPGIHATFEYLTEHNIDFFVLTNDASRSPTQLADVYQRAGITRITEDKVVSSGMLARDYLRYKVRTGVIAYLGTPASAHYIETMGLQAISVRDLDLDQADTVNALVLLDDEGFDWNNDINKAVNLLRLRNIPVIVANTDASYPVSRGQIAVSIGAVADLIERVIRRTFIRFGKPEAQMFNFAFEHVQKYRQVAKTDILMVGDTLATDIMGGNHFGIDTALVLTGNTLPHMADILIESTGIVPDFICDSAVI; encoded by the coding sequence ATGCAACGGTGCGCCTTCAAAACGCTGGCTCTCGATTATAAGGTGATCTTCTTCGATGCCTACGGCGTGCTGAAAAACTACCGCGGCATGACGCCCGGCATCCACGCCACGTTCGAATACCTGACCGAGCACAACATCGACTTTTTTGTGCTCACCAACGATGCCTCGCGCAGCCCGACCCAACTGGCCGACGTCTACCAGCGCGCCGGCATCACCCGCATCACGGAAGACAAGGTGGTCTCTTCGGGCATGCTGGCGCGGGACTATCTGCGGTACAAAGTGCGCACCGGGGTGATCGCGTACCTCGGCACGCCGGCCTCGGCCCACTACATCGAAACCATGGGGCTCCAGGCCATCTCCGTCCGAGACCTCGATCTCGACCAAGCCGATACGGTCAACGCGCTCGTCCTGCTCGACGACGAGGGGTTCGACTGGAATAACGACATCAACAAGGCCGTCAACCTGCTCCGCCTCCGCAACATCCCGGTCATCGTCGCCAATACCGACGCCTCGTACCCGGTCTCCCGCGGGCAGATCGCGGTGTCGATCGGCGCCGTGGCAGACCTCATCGAGCGGGTCATCCGCCGCACCTTCATCCGATTCGGGAAGCCGGAGGCCCAGATGTTCAATTTCGCCTTCGAACACGTGCAGAAATACCGGCAGGTCGCCAAGACCGATATCCTGATGGTGGGCGACACGCTCGCGACCGACATCATGGGCGGCAACCACTTCGGGATCGATACGGCGCTGGTGCTCACGGGCAACACGCTGCCGCACATGGCGGATATCCTGATCGAATCGACCGGCATCGTGCCCGACTTCATCTGCGATTCAGCGGTGATATGA
- a CDS encoding FG-GAP-like repeat-containing protein: MIRLRVLVALIPFALPANAQQFERVFPSVITDAKTNSSGGSWGDYNGDGWEDLMVTNWFGQKNTLIANLGDGEFKWIEDAFPFNDVGESASSRWFDVENDGDLDLLVTNLGQPAFFYLNKEGALLKVTDNGLTSDKDDYRFAGIADYDNDWDLDVLFSTPGEVANVLLRNNGPGAFKIFEDGQIVKDIGDSAPICWGDADDDGDQDLFIGNIAGSNDLLYWNEGTFAFEEEGESPIVTSGGNTLSCAWVDVDNDSDLDLFTTDQAGSNRLFLNEGARRFVRVFNDPLVADRIGGFGSAWGDVENDGDLDVFVANRDGGSTLYLNQGKGSFEPATKEPVSTDGGASVSGAFADYDRDGDLDLFVANDSEQPNFLYRNTGGGNWLSLRLVGDISNAWGIGARITAVASIGGETLKQRRDLSTGADYSQNSLRVHLGFGDAKIVETLVVEWPSGVVNSYKNVPINQYLDVVEGDDTPLPVSLTAFQAVADGDALALAWTTASELNNAGFEVQLAGTGDFEPAGFVSGAGTTNAPQSYTYRISALAPGDYRVRLKQIDFDGAFAYSAARSIRIDATTALRVEPAYPNPFNPSTTVRFAVREASAARAELFDATGRLVRVLHEGVVQGGGVQELEIEGASLPGGLYLVRIAGGGHVSTTPILLVK; encoded by the coding sequence ATGATCCGTCTCCGCGTCCTTGTTGCCCTTATTCCATTCGCCCTGCCGGCCAACGCCCAGCAATTCGAGCGTGTCTTCCCGTCCGTCATAACGGATGCCAAGACCAACTCCAGTGGTGGGAGCTGGGGCGATTATAACGGCGACGGCTGGGAGGATCTCATGGTCACCAACTGGTTCGGCCAGAAAAACACCCTCATCGCCAACCTGGGTGACGGCGAATTTAAATGGATCGAGGACGCCTTCCCCTTCAACGACGTTGGTGAATCCGCCAGCAGCCGCTGGTTCGATGTCGAAAACGACGGCGACCTGGACCTCCTCGTCACCAACCTTGGCCAGCCGGCCTTCTTTTATCTTAATAAAGAGGGTGCGCTTCTGAAGGTGACCGACAACGGCCTCACCTCCGACAAAGACGACTACCGCTTCGCCGGCATTGCGGACTACGATAACGACTGGGACCTGGATGTACTCTTTTCCACCCCCGGCGAGGTCGCCAACGTCCTCCTCCGCAACAACGGGCCCGGCGCTTTCAAGATCTTCGAGGATGGCCAGATCGTAAAAGACATCGGCGACTCCGCCCCGATCTGCTGGGGCGATGCGGATGACGACGGCGACCAGGATCTCTTCATCGGCAATATCGCCGGCTCAAACGACCTCCTATACTGGAACGAGGGCACCTTCGCCTTCGAGGAAGAGGGCGAATCGCCCATCGTCACCAGCGGCGGCAACACGCTGAGCTGTGCCTGGGTGGATGTGGACAACGACAGCGACCTCGACCTCTTCACCACCGACCAGGCCGGCAGTAACCGGCTGTTCCTCAACGAGGGCGCCCGCCGCTTCGTCCGGGTCTTTAACGATCCCCTTGTCGCCGACCGCATCGGAGGCTTCGGCTCGGCCTGGGGTGATGTCGAAAACGACGGCGACCTGGATGTATTCGTCGCCAACCGCGATGGAGGCAGCACGCTCTACCTCAATCAGGGTAAGGGCAGCTTCGAGCCGGCGACCAAAGAACCGGTCTCGACCGACGGCGGCGCCTCGGTCTCGGGCGCTTTCGCCGATTACGACCGCGACGGCGACCTCGATCTCTTTGTCGCCAACGACAGCGAACAACCCAACTTCCTCTACCGAAACACCGGTGGCGGCAACTGGCTAAGCCTCCGCCTCGTCGGTGATATTTCGAATGCGTGGGGGATCGGCGCGCGGATCACCGCGGTGGCCTCGATCGGAGGAGAGACGCTCAAGCAACGTCGCGATCTCTCGACGGGTGCGGATTACAGCCAGAACTCGCTGCGCGTCCACCTCGGCTTCGGCGATGCCAAAATCGTCGAAACCCTCGTCGTCGAGTGGCCCTCGGGCGTCGTGAACTCGTATAAGAATGTGCCCATCAACCAGTACCTCGACGTCGTCGAAGGCGACGACACGCCGCTGCCGGTCTCCCTCACCGCGTTCCAGGCCGTGGCGGACGGCGATGCGCTGGCTCTGGCCTGGACGACGGCCAGCGAGTTGAACAACGCCGGCTTCGAGGTGCAACTCGCCGGCACAGGCGACTTCGAGCCGGCCGGATTTGTCTCCGGAGCCGGTACGACCAACGCTCCGCAATCGTACACCTACCGAATCTCGGCCCTGGCGCCCGGCGACTACCGCGTGCGCCTCAAGCAGATCGACTTCGACGGCGCCTTCGCCTACTCCGCCGCGCGGAGTATCCGTATCGATGCAACCACCGCGCTGCGGGTCGAGCCCGCTTATCCAAACCCGTTTAACCCGTCCACTACCGTGCGATTCGCCGTTCGCGAGGCTTCCGCCGCGCGCGCCGAGCTGTTCGACGCCACCGGCCGACTGGTGCGCGTTCTGCACGAGGGCGTGGTCCAGGGGGGCGGCGTACAGGAACTGGAGATCGAGGGCGCGTCGTTACCCGGCGGGTTGTACCTCGTCCGCATCGCCGGCGGGGGGCACGTATCCACCACACCGATCCTGCTCGTGAAATAA